Proteins found in one Helicobacter kayseriensis genomic segment:
- a CDS encoding DUF285 domain-containing protein gives MSYLFCQADWEKCENSAKERKDFNGIESWDVSNVENMHAMFAKATTFNQPLDSWNVEKVENMNGMFFGASAFNQPLQNWRPTHLKENRYMFFEASSFSQSLNTWGDKAPKKKDFHTDIMDFLKQSNGLVLTKK, from the coding sequence TTGAGCTATTTATTTTGTCAAGCGGATTGGGAAAAATGCGAAAACTCAGCCAAAGAGAGAAAAGATTTTAACGGCATTGAATCTTGGGATGTTTCAAATGTGGAAAATATGCACGCAATGTTTGCAAAAGCAACTACCTTTAATCAACCTCTAGATTCTTGGAATGTAGAAAAAGTAGAGAATATGAATGGGATGTTTTTTGGGGCAAGTGCATTCAATCAGCCATTGCAAAATTGGAGGCCCACACATCTCAAGGAAAATCGATATATGTTTTTTGAGGCCTCCTCATTTTCTCAATCTCTCAATACTTGGGGAGATAAAGCCCCAAAAAAGAAGGATTTTCATACGGATATTATGGATTTTTTGAAGCAATCAAATGGATTGGTCTTGACAAAAAAGTAG
- a CDS encoding DUF285 domain-containing protein has translation MKKQNLIFVLFPLLFFMLFAEHQYFPKDKNELLELLKNEKIKLDEIDVSKITDMSELFCNSEWKCQNSAKNRKNFSGIESWDVSNVENMEGMFQNVTSFNQPLDKWNVAKVKDMNLMFFNATSFNQPLNS, from the coding sequence ATGAAAAAACAAAACCTAATCTTTGTCCTTTTTCCCCTCTTATTTTTTATGCTTTTTGCAGAGCATCAATACTTCCCTAAAGACAAAAATGAGCTTTTAGAGCTTCTCAAAAATGAAAAGATCAAGCTCGATGAAATTGATGTCAGCAAAATTACAGATATGAGCGAATTATTTTGCAATTCAGAATGGAAGTGCCAAAATTCAGCTAAGAATAGGAAGAATTTTAGTGGAATTGAATCTTGGGATGTGAGCAATGTGGAGAATATGGAAGGAATGTTTCAAAATGTTACCTCCTTCAATCAGCCTTTAGACAAGTGGAATGTTGCTAAGGTTAAAGATATGAATCTAATGTTTTTCAATGCTACCTCTTTCAATCAGCCTTTAAATTCTTGA
- a CDS encoding BspA family leucine-rich repeat surface protein, which produces MESMQGMFQNATSFNQPLDKWNVAKVKDMNLMFFNATSFNQPLNSWDVKSVKNRKNMFKQATSFKQNLASWRTKNPFSRVKPKTKEELQDLIKNLKPLEQIDVSAIKDMSYLFCEVPIPSDFANVIGLDKITPPTYGAKEYKNLQGLETWDVSNVKNMRGMFQGTSHSLKGIEKWDVSNVKNMSWIFADCYTNFYFSFSLRNNPGEIDLSNWDVSNVETMSWMFKEAASFNQPLNSWNVGKVKKMNGMFAKALTFNQPLNKWDVSNVENMQGMFYDAKSFNQTLNSWDIAKVKNMSLMFYDAKNLDLDLIDWKLDSKIYTYKMFNTQEKIQALKEKEKPTQKTKYLPNNKAELIALLNNPQIKFYEIDVSKITDMSFLFCKANMQKCKNNASFRENFAGIESWDVSNVENMEGMFFENRIFNQSIREWDVSNVKNMREMFYGAVSFDQDLSTWDVSNVKDMSFMFFRAVFFDQDLSSRKTPNLEKWQDIFTRSPLENNKNKQFQIKGQK; this is translated from the coding sequence GTGGAAAGCATGCAAGGAATGTTTCAAAATGCCACCTCTTTCAATCAGCCTTTAGACAAGTGGAATGTTGCTAAGGTTAAAGATATGAATCTAATGTTTTTCAATGCTACCTCTTTCAATCAGCCTTTAAATTCTTGGGATGTAAAATCAGTTAAAAATCGAAAAAATATGTTTAAGCAAGCAACTTCATTCAAGCAAAACCTTGCTTCGTGGAGGACAAAAAATCCTTTTAGCAGAGTTAAGCCCAAAACAAAAGAGGAGCTTCAAGATCTCATCAAAAACCTTAAACCACTTGAACAAATTGACGTTAGTGCAATCAAAGACATGAGCTATCTCTTTTGTGAAGTTCCCATTCCATCGGATTTTGCAAACGTGATAGGTTTGGACAAAATTACTCCTCCTACTTATGGAGCAAAAGAATACAAAAATCTCCAAGGACTTGAAACCTGGGATGTGAGTAATGTCAAAAATATGCGAGGAATGTTTCAGGGAACTTCACATTCTCTTAAGGGGATTGAAAAATGGGATGTAAGCAATGTCAAAAATATGAGTTGGATATTTGCTGATTGCTATACCAATTTTTACTTCAGCTTTTCTCTTCGCAATAATCCTGGCGAGATCGATCTCTCCAATTGGGATGTTTCAAATGTGGAGACAATGAGCTGGATGTTTAAAGAAGCTGCATCTTTCAATCAACCTCTAAACTCTTGGAATGTAGGGAAAGTCAAGAAAATGAATGGGATGTTTGCCAAAGCTCTTACATTTAATCAACCCTTAAACAAATGGGATGTGAGCAATGTGGAGAATATGCAAGGAATGTTTTATGATGCGAAATCCTTTAATCAAACTTTGAATTCTTGGGATATCGCCAAGGTCAAAAACATGAGCCTGATGTTTTATGATGCGAAAAACCTAGACTTAGATTTGATTGATTGGAAGCTAGATTCTAAAATCTATACCTACAAAATGTTTAATACTCAAGAAAAAATCCAAGCTCTCAAAGAAAAGGAAAAACCTACCCAAAAAACAAAGTATCTCCCCAATAACAAAGCCGAACTTATAGCGCTTCTTAACAATCCACAAATCAAATTTTACGAAATCGATGTCAGCAAAATTACAGACATGAGCTTTCTCTTTTGCAAAGCAAACATGCAAAAATGCAAAAATAATGCTTCATTTAGAGAAAATTTTGCAGGAATTGAATCTTGGGATGTAAGCAATGTGGAAAATATGGAGGGAATGTTTTTTGAAAATCGAATCTTCAATCAATCTATTAGAGAATGGGATGTGAGTAATGTCAAAAATATGCGAGAAATGTTTTATGGTGCAGTCTCATTTGATCAAGATTTAAGCACTTGGGATGTAAGCAATGTCAAAGATATGAGCTTTATGTTTTTTCGCGCAGTATTTTTTGATCAAGACCTCAGCTCTCGGAAAACCCCAAACCTTGAAAAATGGCAGGATATTTTCACAAGAAGCCCGCTAGAAAATAACAAAAACAAACAATTTCAAATCAAAGGACAAAAATGA